In the genome of Paenibacillus sp. GP183, the window TCTCCTCCTTTTGTTATTAGATGATCAGTTTGATGTTCTTTATTGATTCGTTGGTATAAAAAATATTCTGTGACTTTATAATAAACCAATTTATTGATAAAGTAAATACTTAAATAAAATATTTTTTGAACATAAAAATAAAACCAAAAAAGCCTTGTCCCCCACAAGGCTTTTCCCTCGCATGACAGCGAAGATATCATGCAACTGAATTATACGAGTTTGGTAGAGTTTATGGCAGCAGCTTACTTGTCGGGTGTTCTATCTAGATATAGCTGAGTGACTGAGGTGGAATCGCCTTTATTGATTTCCTCCTCTGTAGCTTTCTCCTCCAGCTCCTGATGATTGCTCATACCTGGGGCTATAGTGGGCTTATCGTCCTTTAACTTTTTATCCAATTGGTTCACCGCCTTTACGCTAGTTTGTTTAGGTGGGCGGAGAACTATGCAAATGTGAGCTTTAATAACATCAGAGTAGATGATTTTATCCCTCCTTTATCGAAATGTGAACCTGCCCATATATTAGGATCAGTTCTATAATAGAAATGCAACCATATGTTGCGATTATGATTTCTGGGAGGGTCAATTAAGTATGAAAAAGAGATTGCCTTTAATTTTCACATCCGTTCTCAGTTTGTCCGTCCTGCTTGCGGGCTGCGGCACCACAGCCAAAACTGGTAGTACTGCAACACCAACTACCCAGGCAACAGCTGCTGCTACAACTGCGGCAACACCAGCTCCAAAAAAAGATGCAGAGCCTTTCACGGTTTCGCTTCGGCACATCCAGATCGGTGATGCGCAAAAATTCCGCAAAGCTATTTTGGATGACGTCGTCAAAAAGACGGAAGGCGAAATTCCAGGCCTGAAGTTCGAGCTTGACGGAGTGGAAGACCAGGTAAACCGCTTCACAAAGCTGCCGGCTGAAATGGCAGCAAACAACCCTCCGAAAATTTTTGACTTGTTCGGGGGAACCGGCGATGCACTTAAATTTGCGAAAGCAGGCCGCCTTTTGGATTTGACTCCGATCATCACGGAGCTTGGCATTAAAGATAAATTCGTCAACCTAAGCCAATTTTCATTGGACGGTAAAGTATATGGCTTGCCGATTGGTGGCAGCTCGGAAGGATTTTACTACAATGTCCCTATGTTCGAGAAGTACGGAATTAAACCTCCAACTACTTGGGATGAGTTGACTGCCGCTGCTGAAACTCTAAAGAAGAACGGCATAACTCCTATTGCAATGGGCTCCAAAGGCGCATGGGTGCCAAATATGCTTGTAAATACTCTGATGGGACGTTATGCGGGACCTGATATCGTGAACCAGATTCCAGCAGGCACCAAAAAATGGTCCGATCCGGAAGTCGTTGCGGCTCTTACAACCTTCCAGGATTGGGAGAAGAAAGGCTACTTCACCAAAGGTGAACTCGGTCTGGAATATCCCGATATGCTGAATCAGTTCGTAACCGGCAAAGCAGGTATGATGTTTGACGGCAGCTGGCGTTCCTCTGTATTCAAGGATCCTGCTCAAGCGAAAGACCTCACTAATAAAGTTTCCTATATCGCCCTGCCAGGTGTAGCAAACGGAAAAGGCGACCAAACTGCAATCAACGGTAACTATTCGAACGGATATGGCTTCTCGTCCAGCTTGAAAGACAACGAATTGAAAGCAGTCAAAGCCTTTATCAAAAACTTGTACAATGAAGATATGCAGGTGAGAGGACTTCTCGAGGATAATCTGCTTCCGTCGATGAAGCTTTCCGATGCGGCTGTGGGCAAGGTAACAGATCCAATAGTTAAACAAGTATTGGAATCCTACAAAAAAGCAGGCAGCGTCTTCTCGCATTTCGACTCCACAGTGCCGTCGGATGTTTACAAAGAGACTGAAAGCCAGCTACAGAAGCTGATTGCAGGAAAAGCGACTCCGCAGGAAATGGCTGATGCCATTCAAAAGGTACAAGACGCAGCGATCGCAAAAAAGTAATGCAATGAGATTAGAGCTTCACCGGAAAATGCCGCCCGGAAGAGGGCGGCGTTTTTCTTTGACCTAAGAATGAATCTAAAGGCTTTGTGAGGAGAGCAGCCATGAGCCATACTTTGAAAAACCCCTACGTCTATCTGATGTTCATCCTTCCGACAATTCTTCTCTATTTCATGTTTTTTATTTATCCCATGCTGAGTTCCGTATATTACGGATTTACGAACTGGGACGGTCTGAATGTCGCCAAATTCAATGGATTTGACAATTTCAGCAAAGCTTTTAAAGATCAAGATTTTTGGAATGCGGTTAGAAACAATCTGTATTTCATCTTCTTTTCCGTGTTTATCCAGATTCCTTTGATCATCTTGTTCGCACTTCTGATCAGCAGCGTCAAAAGGTTTCAGGGATTTTATAAAACGACGGTATTTATGCCTTCCATTTTATCCACAGCTGTTGTCGGAATCCTGTGGGGCTTTATTTATGAGCCGGAGGTCGGCATTGTCAACCAAATACTTGGGAAGCTTGGAATCGATAAAATTTATTGGCTGGCTGATGAGAAATGGGCGATGATGTCCGTTCTTTTTACGAATGCCTGGCAATGGATGGGCTTTTATATTGTTTTAGTGCTTGCGGCGATTTTGTCGATCCCCAAAGAAATTGGTGAGGCAGCCGCAATCGACGGCGCTACCGGGTTTCAGCGAGCGTTTTACCTTACTCTGCCGCTGATCAAACCGATTATATCTGTCATCATTATGCTTTCCATTGCCGGGGCCTTAAGGGTGATTGATATCGTGCTGGTCATGACAAACGGCGGTCCCGCGGGAGCAACGGAAGTCATGGCTTCTTATATGGTTTCTAAAGCCGTCAGTACCGGGGATTACGGATACGGAACTGCTCTATCTCTATTGATTTTCGCATTCGCCCTAGTCCTGACCGCACTGTATCAGATTGTGTTTGGAAGAAATAGCGAAAGGATTGAATTTTGATGCCGATCGCATGGAAAAAAACATTGCCTCATCTGGTTTTGCTTGCATATGTGGTCATTATATTAGT includes:
- a CDS encoding extracellular solute-binding protein: MKKRLPLIFTSVLSLSVLLAGCGTTAKTGSTATPTTQATAAATTAATPAPKKDAEPFTVSLRHIQIGDAQKFRKAILDDVVKKTEGEIPGLKFELDGVEDQVNRFTKLPAEMAANNPPKIFDLFGGTGDALKFAKAGRLLDLTPIITELGIKDKFVNLSQFSLDGKVYGLPIGGSSEGFYYNVPMFEKYGIKPPTTWDELTAAAETLKKNGITPIAMGSKGAWVPNMLVNTLMGRYAGPDIVNQIPAGTKKWSDPEVVAALTTFQDWEKKGYFTKGELGLEYPDMLNQFVTGKAGMMFDGSWRSSVFKDPAQAKDLTNKVSYIALPGVANGKGDQTAINGNYSNGYGFSSSLKDNELKAVKAFIKNLYNEDMQVRGLLEDNLLPSMKLSDAAVGKVTDPIVKQVLESYKKAGSVFSHFDSTVPSDVYKETESQLQKLIAGKATPQEMADAIQKVQDAAIAKK
- a CDS encoding sugar ABC transporter permease, which codes for MSHTLKNPYVYLMFILPTILLYFMFFIYPMLSSVYYGFTNWDGLNVAKFNGFDNFSKAFKDQDFWNAVRNNLYFIFFSVFIQIPLIILFALLISSVKRFQGFYKTTVFMPSILSTAVVGILWGFIYEPEVGIVNQILGKLGIDKIYWLADEKWAMMSVLFTNAWQWMGFYIVLVLAAILSIPKEIGEAAAIDGATGFQRAFYLTLPLIKPIISVIIMLSIAGALRVIDIVLVMTNGGPAGATEVMASYMVSKAVSTGDYGYGTALSLLIFAFALVLTALYQIVFGRNSERIEF